A genomic window from Lycium barbarum isolate Lr01 chromosome 4, ASM1917538v2, whole genome shotgun sequence includes:
- the LOC132635314 gene encoding inositol-tetrakisphosphate 1-kinase 1-like, translating to MSEVRMRRYGVGYALAPKKQASFIQASLVNLAKEKGIDLIKIDTDKPLIDQGPFDCVLHKLYGEDWQRQLNEYGTKNPETLIIDSIEAIERLHNRISMLQVVTELEIEAQTASFGIPKQTVIYDAKMVSNLCLENEGLRFPVIAKPLVADGSAKSHKMLLVFNKDGLRKLKPPIVLQEFVNHGAVIFKVYVVGDYVKCVKRKSLPDVNEDSLGGLDSYLSFSQVSNLNTCEKKDDKYYKLMNLEDVELPPLSFLADIARGIGRATKLHLFNFDVIRDNRVGNRYLVIDINYFPGYAKMPNYERVLTDFFWDVLNRNDKGLESLKKVNCEKEVRVLIGNNGCGEDEGALPVSPLKMEENEKPIQV from the coding sequence ATGTCGGAGGTGCGAATGAGGAGATACGGTGTTGGATACGCTTTAGCACCGAAAAAGCAAGCTAGTTTCATACAAGCTTCTCTAGTGAATCTGGCAAAGGAAAAAGGAATCGATTTAATCAAAATCGATACAGATAAGCCGTTAATTGATCAAGGACCGTTCGATTGTGTGCTTCATAAACTCTACGGTGAGGATTGGCAACGTCAATTAAATGAATACGGTACCAAAAACCCTGAAACCCTTATTATCGATTCGATCGAAGCAATTGAACGTTTACATAACAGGATTTCAATGCTTCAGGTTGTAACCGAGCTGGAAATCGAGGCTCAAACGGCGTCGTTTGGAATACCTAAGCAAACGGTAATTTACGACGCGAAAATGGTGTCGAATTTATGTcttgaaaatgaaggtttgagaTTTCCTGTGATTGCGAAACCGTTAGTAGCTGATGGTAGTGCGAAATCGCATAAAATGTTGCTTGTGTTTAATAAAGATGGTTTGAGGAAATTGAAACCACCTATTGTGTTACAAGAGTTTGTTAATCACGGGGCTGTGATTTTTAaggtttatgttgttggtgattATGTGAAATGTGTTAAAAGGAAGTCGTTACCCGATGTGAATGAGGATAGTTTAGGGGGATTGGATAGTTACTTGTCGTTTTCGCAAGTTTCGAATTTGAATACTTGTGAAAAGAAAGATGATAAATACTAtaagttgatgaacttggaagatgtaGAATTGCCCCCTTTGAGTTTTCTTGCTGATATAGCTAGAGGAATTGGGCGTGCGACAAAATTGCATCTTTTTAACTTTGATGTGATTAGGGATAATAGAGTTGGAAATAGGTATCTTGTCATTGATATTAACTATTTCCCTGGGTACGCAAAGATGCCGAATTATGAGAGGGTGTTAACCGACTTTTTTTGGGATGTATTGAATCGGAATGATAAGGGGTTGGAGAGTTTAAAGAAGGTTAATTGCGAAAAGGAAGTTAGGGTTTTGATCGGGAATAACGGGTGTGGTGAGGATGAAGGAGCATTGCCTGTTTCACCTCTGAAGATGGAAGAAAACGAGAAACCTATTCAGGTGTGA